Proteins encoded within one genomic window of Ranitomeya variabilis isolate aRanVar5 chromosome 4, aRanVar5.hap1, whole genome shotgun sequence:
- the DNAJC5 gene encoding dnaJ homolog subfamily C member 5 — protein MADQRQRSLSTSGESLYHVLGLDKNATSDDIKRCYRKLALKYHPDKNPDNPEASEKFKEINNAHGILTDATKRNIYDKYGSLGLYVAEQFGEENVNTYFVLSSWWAKALFMFCGLITGCYCCCCLCCCCNCCCGKCKPRPPEGEETDFYVSPEDLEAQMQSDERDAADIPVMVQPSSATETTQLTSDSHASYRTDGFN, from the exons ATGGCGGACCAACGGCAGCGCTCCCTCTCTACATCCGGAGAATCCCTGTATCATGTTTTAGGATTGGACAAGAATGCCACATCTGATGACATCAAACGATGTTACCG AAAACTAGCACTGAAATACCATCCAGATAAAAACCCCGATAATCCAGAAGCCTCCGAGAAGTTCAAGGAGATCAACAATGCACACGGTATACTAACAGACGCCACAAAGAGGAATATCTACGACAAGTACGGGTCACTTGGACTCTATGTGgccgaacagtttggggaagagaaTGTCAACACATACTTTGTGCTGTCCAGCTGGTGGGCAAAG GCTCTGTTCATGTTCTGTGGCCTCATCACCGGATGTTACTGCTGCTGCTGTCTGTGCTGTTGCTGTAATTGCTGTTGTGGAAAATGTAAACCACGGCCCCCTGAAGGGGAGGAGACAGATTTTTACGTGTCTCCCGAAGACCTGGAGGCACAAATGCAGTCTGACGAAAGGG ATGCTGCTGATATCCCAGTGATGGTACAACCCAGCTCAGCCACGGAGACCACACAACTCACCAGCGACTCCCATGCCAGCTATCGCACCGACGGATTTAACTGA